The following are from one region of the Lacinutrix sp. Bg11-31 genome:
- a CDS encoding sugar phosphate nucleotidyltransferase, which yields MTENKPTLVILAAGMGSRYGGLKQMDTFTPEGDTIIDFSLFDAIQAGFGKIVFVIRKTLEKEFKTIFNKKLSGKLEVEYVFQELENVPEKYINLERVKPWGTGHALLMLKGVIKENFAVINADDFYGRQAFNAIAEKLKHTKKDSYDFCMVAYALKNTVSNNGYVSRGECTVNTKDFLIDVTERVRIERIDGALKREDGKGGMISIDENTTVSMNIWGFTPKCFEFIDKLFLEFLEENKNSNKAEFYLPAIVNNMITTEVASVKVLESDSKWFGVTYIDDKYKVEKEINKLKENGVYPSKMWN from the coding sequence ATGACAGAAAATAAACCAACTTTAGTGATTTTAGCAGCAGGAATGGGAAGCAGATATGGTGGCTTAAAACAAATGGATACATTTACTCCTGAAGGCGATACTATTATAGATTTTTCTTTATTTGATGCAATACAAGCTGGCTTTGGTAAAATAGTTTTTGTTATTAGAAAAACTCTAGAGAAAGAGTTTAAAACCATTTTTAATAAGAAACTATCAGGGAAATTAGAAGTAGAGTATGTGTTTCAAGAGTTAGAAAATGTTCCAGAAAAATATATAAACTTAGAGAGAGTAAAACCTTGGGGAACAGGACACGCTTTGTTAATGCTTAAAGGTGTTATTAAAGAGAATTTTGCTGTAATTAATGCAGACGATTTTTATGGTAGACAAGCTTTTAATGCTATAGCAGAAAAATTAAAACATACAAAAAAAGATAGCTACGATTTTTGTATGGTAGCATACGCTTTAAAAAATACGGTTTCAAATAATGGCTATGTTTCGCGAGGAGAATGTACAGTTAATACTAAAGACTTTCTTATAGATGTAACCGAACGTGTTAGAATAGAACGAATTGATGGAGCATTAAAAAGAGAAGACGGAAAAGGAGGAATGATTTCTATTGATGAAAACACTACTGTTTCTATGAATATTTGGGGATTTACACCTAAGTGTTTTGAGTTTATCGATAAATTATTTTTAGAATTCTTGGAAGAGAATAAAAATAGTAACAAGGCAGAGTTCTATTTACCAGCTATTGTTAATAATATGATAACAACAGAAGTGGCTTCGGTTAAAGTATTAGAATCAGACTCAAAATGGTTTGGAGTTACCTATATTGATGATAAATATAAGGTTGAAAAAGAGATTAATAAATTAAAAGAAAATGGAGTGTATCCTTCAAAAATGTGGAACTAA